In a single window of the Dysgonomonas mossii genome:
- a CDS encoding aspartate ammonia-lyase, translating to MSRIENDLISSLPVPDNAYYGIHTQRAINNFNISGIKLSHYPQFIKALAYVKWAAAEANYELGVLDKDIHDAIIEACKKVIEGDYNSQFPSDMLQGGAGTSTNMNINEVVANIALEIMGRKKGEYQYCSPYDHVNLSQSTNDAYPTGVKLGILFYNEMIEDTLIELITALKQKGQELKHVITMGRTHLQDAIPMTLGQQFDAYAATLEKEKTSLRQSVNLCLEINMGATAVGTGLNAIPGYDALCAKNLTRLTRFNFTSAKNLVEATSNTGSFVAYSSALKKLATKLSKICNDLRILASGPRCGVHEINLPPMQAGSSIMPGKVNPVIPEVVSQTCFRVLANDFAVTMAAEAGQLQLNVMEPIITYTLLESQNLLNNAMVCLRKNCIEGITANEEHCKNLVMNSIGLVTALNPYIGYENSTAIAKEALETGANVYNLVLKKNILSKDDLDRILNPENMTGVK from the coding sequence ATGAGTAGAATAGAAAATGACCTTATTAGCAGTCTGCCTGTTCCTGATAATGCTTATTATGGAATACACACTCAAAGGGCAATCAACAATTTTAACATTTCAGGAATAAAGTTATCACATTATCCTCAGTTCATTAAAGCTTTAGCCTATGTAAAATGGGCAGCAGCCGAAGCGAATTATGAACTTGGAGTCTTGGATAAAGACATTCACGATGCAATAATAGAAGCCTGTAAAAAAGTTATAGAAGGAGATTACAACAGCCAGTTTCCGAGTGATATGCTACAAGGAGGTGCAGGGACCTCAACCAATATGAATATCAACGAGGTAGTAGCAAATATTGCCTTAGAGATTATGGGGCGCAAAAAAGGTGAATATCAATACTGTTCTCCTTACGACCACGTAAATCTTTCTCAGTCGACAAACGATGCTTATCCGACAGGCGTAAAGCTAGGAATTCTCTTTTACAATGAAATGATAGAAGACACCTTGATTGAGCTAATAACAGCCCTCAAGCAAAAAGGACAGGAATTGAAGCATGTGATAACAATGGGGCGTACTCATCTGCAAGATGCCATACCAATGACATTGGGACAACAATTCGATGCATACGCTGCGACTCTAGAGAAAGAGAAGACTTCTCTGAGACAAAGCGTAAATTTGTGCCTCGAAATAAATATGGGAGCAACAGCTGTAGGTACAGGACTGAATGCTATTCCAGGTTATGACGCATTATGTGCTAAAAACCTGACGCGCCTCACTCGATTCAATTTTACTTCTGCAAAAAATCTGGTAGAAGCCACATCAAATACAGGTAGTTTCGTAGCCTATTCTTCTGCATTGAAAAAGCTAGCGACAAAGCTCTCCAAAATATGTAACGATCTTAGAATATTGGCATCAGGGCCACGCTGCGGAGTACACGAAATAAATCTACCACCGATGCAAGCAGGTTCTTCTATTATGCCCGGGAAAGTAAATCCGGTTATTCCTGAAGTTGTTTCTCAAACATGCTTCAGGGTACTGGCAAATGATTTTGCGGTTACAATGGCTGCTGAAGCAGGTCAGCTACAACTGAATGTTATGGAACCTATTATAACATATACTTTACTCGAATCGCAAAACTTGCTTAACAATGCAATGGTTTGCCTCAGGAAAAACTGTATCGAGGGTATTACTGCTAATGAAGAACATTGCAAAAATCTTGTTATGAACAGCATCGGACTCGTCACTGCATTGAATCCGTATATAGGCTATGAGAATAGCACGGCTATAGCAAAAGAAGCTTTGGAAACAGGAGCGAATGTGTATAATCTCGTACTGAAGAAGAATATATTATCTAAAGATGATTTGGATAGAATATTAAATCCAGAAAATATGACGGGTGTGAAATAA
- a CDS encoding efflux RND transporter permease subunit: MLNKIIQFSLNNRLIVLIGAVLLLVGGLYTAKNMEIDVFPDLNAPTVVIMTEANGMASEEVERLVSFPIETAVNGATDVRRVRSSSTTGFSVVWVEFDWGTDIYKARQIVTEKLATLGDALPENIGQPTLGPQSSILGEVMIIGLTADSTSLLDLRTIADWTIRPRLLSTGGVAQVTVIGGDIKEYQILLDPGRMKHYGVTLDEVLQVTRNMNQNASGGVLYEYGNEYIVRGVLQSADVKEIGKAVIKKVGESPILISDVADVKIGAKTPKLGVASEKTKSAVLLTITKQPNTNTIELSEKLDASIADLQKGLPTDVKISTDIFRQERFINNSINNVQKSLYEGSIFVVIVLFLFLMNGRTTFISLMALPLSLLTSILALNLMGLTINTMSLGGMAIAIGSLVDDAIIDVENVFKHLRENRKKPKEEQQSVLTIVFEASKEVRMPILNSTLIIVASFTPLFFLSGMEGRMLVPLGIAFIVALFASTIIALTVTPVLCSYLLANNKKDKGEKESVFVVRLKAIYEKSLHWALAKQKIVLGITGLLLISAIAISFTFGRNFLPPFNEGSFTVTVNTLPGISLEESDKVGAMAEQAILSVPEIQTVGRKTGRAELDEHSFGVNTSEIEAPFVLKDRSQKEVLADLRNKLNAIPGISVEIGQPISHRIDHMLSGTKANIAIKIFGTDLNKLFSLGNEIKSKIEGIDGVADLNVEQQVERPQLKIVPKRELLAKYGITLPEFTEFVTTMLSGEVVSQVYDAGKSFDLTLKVDENYKDQAEKIRNLMIDANGLKVPFAYIADISSSTGPNTINRENAQRKIVVSANVAGRDLRSVVNEIQDNLDNNIQLPEGYHIEYGGQFESEQAASQILLIASVFAILIIFLLLFNQFRSVTQSAVILLNLPLALIGGVYAILFTSGEISIPAIIGFISLFGIATRNGILLMAHYNDLGNKGYSVNKSILQGSLDRLNPILMTALSSGLALIPLAVQGSLPGNEIQSPMAKVILGGLLTSTMLNMYIVPIIYRMLKNRKAVKEEIV; this comes from the coding sequence ATGCTGAATAAAATAATACAATTTTCGTTGAACAATCGTCTGATTGTTCTTATCGGTGCTGTTCTCTTATTGGTTGGCGGACTTTATACTGCTAAGAATATGGAGATAGATGTATTTCCAGATCTCAATGCCCCTACTGTAGTGATAATGACAGAGGCGAATGGGATGGCTTCGGAAGAGGTGGAACGCTTGGTCTCTTTTCCTATCGAAACAGCAGTGAATGGTGCTACAGATGTCCGGCGGGTACGTTCGTCATCTACTACAGGTTTCTCTGTTGTATGGGTCGAGTTCGATTGGGGTACAGATATTTATAAAGCTCGGCAGATAGTAACCGAAAAACTAGCTACTCTGGGTGATGCTTTACCCGAGAATATCGGGCAACCCACATTGGGACCACAATCTTCGATACTGGGAGAGGTGATGATTATCGGCCTTACTGCTGACTCTACATCTTTATTAGACCTTCGTACTATTGCCGATTGGACGATTCGTCCACGCTTACTATCTACAGGAGGAGTGGCACAGGTGACAGTTATAGGTGGAGATATCAAAGAATATCAGATATTACTCGATCCGGGGCGTATGAAACATTACGGTGTTACGCTAGATGAAGTGCTACAAGTGACGCGTAATATGAATCAGAATGCATCGGGAGGTGTATTGTATGAGTACGGTAATGAATATATAGTAAGAGGTGTTCTGCAAAGTGCGGATGTAAAAGAAATAGGCAAAGCTGTTATAAAGAAAGTTGGAGAAAGCCCTATTCTGATCAGCGATGTAGCAGATGTAAAGATAGGAGCAAAAACACCTAAATTAGGTGTCGCTTCCGAAAAAACAAAGTCTGCTGTGTTGCTTACTATAACTAAACAACCCAATACGAATACCATCGAGCTGAGTGAAAAGCTGGATGCTTCTATAGCCGATCTGCAAAAGGGACTTCCTACGGATGTGAAAATATCAACAGATATTTTCCGGCAGGAACGTTTTATTAATAACTCTATTAATAATGTGCAGAAATCCCTTTATGAAGGCTCTATTTTTGTGGTCATTGTGCTGTTCTTGTTTTTGATGAATGGTCGTACGACTTTCATTTCTTTAATGGCTTTACCACTTTCGTTATTGACTTCTATTCTTGCTCTAAATCTGATGGGTCTAACTATCAATACGATGAGTTTAGGGGGGATGGCTATTGCTATCGGTTCGTTGGTAGACGATGCTATCATAGATGTTGAAAATGTATTTAAGCACTTGAGAGAGAATCGTAAAAAGCCAAAGGAGGAACAACAAAGCGTGCTTACTATTGTATTCGAAGCATCGAAAGAAGTCCGTATGCCGATTTTGAATTCAACATTAATTATTGTCGCAAGTTTTACTCCTTTATTTTTCCTTAGCGGTATGGAAGGGCGTATGCTTGTTCCTCTGGGGATAGCTTTTATCGTTGCTCTTTTTGCATCTACAATTATAGCTCTTACAGTAACTCCTGTTTTGTGTAGCTATTTGCTTGCAAATAATAAGAAAGATAAGGGAGAAAAAGAATCTGTATTTGTAGTAAGGCTTAAAGCTATCTATGAAAAAAGCTTGCATTGGGCATTAGCAAAACAGAAGATAGTATTGGGAATAACAGGTTTGTTGTTGATTTCGGCTATAGCTATTTCTTTCACGTTTGGGCGCAATTTTTTACCGCCATTTAATGAAGGGTCTTTTACAGTAACTGTAAATACCTTGCCGGGAATATCATTAGAGGAATCAGATAAGGTAGGAGCAATGGCAGAACAGGCCATTCTTAGCGTTCCTGAAATACAAACGGTAGGACGTAAAACCGGGCGAGCCGAATTGGATGAGCATTCTTTTGGTGTGAATACATCTGAGATTGAAGCACCTTTTGTATTGAAAGATCGTTCTCAAAAAGAGGTGTTAGCCGATCTCAGGAATAAGCTGAATGCCATACCGGGAATTAGTGTGGAAATAGGTCAACCGATATCGCATCGTATCGATCATATGCTTTCGGGCACCAAAGCCAATATTGCCATAAAGATTTTTGGAACAGACCTGAATAAATTATTCTCTCTCGGAAATGAGATCAAGTCGAAGATAGAGGGCATAGACGGTGTTGCCGACTTGAATGTAGAGCAGCAGGTAGAACGTCCCCAATTAAAGATTGTCCCTAAGCGCGAACTGTTGGCAAAATATGGTATCACTTTACCCGAATTTACTGAGTTTGTAACTACAATGCTTTCAGGTGAAGTTGTTTCTCAGGTTTATGATGCAGGTAAAAGTTTTGACTTGACACTAAAAGTTGACGAGAACTATAAAGATCAAGCCGAGAAGATCAGAAATCTGATGATAGATGCTAACGGGCTTAAAGTACCATTTGCTTATATTGCAGATATATCCTCCTCTACGGGTCCTAATACAATCAATAGGGAGAATGCTCAACGTAAGATTGTCGTGTCGGCAAACGTTGCCGGACGAGATTTGCGAAGTGTTGTAAATGAAATTCAGGATAACTTGGATAACAATATTCAGTTGCCTGAAGGATATCATATTGAATATGGAGGACAGTTTGAAAGTGAACAGGCAGCATCGCAGATATTGCTGATCGCTTCTGTTTTTGCGATTCTTATTATCTTTCTATTGCTTTTCAATCAGTTTAGAAGTGTTACACAATCGGCTGTAATTCTTCTTAATCTTCCTCTGGCTCTTATTGGTGGAGTGTATGCTATTCTGTTTACATCCGGAGAGATCAGCATTCCGGCCATTATCGGATTTATATCCTTGTTTGGTATTGCTACGCGAAACGGAATTTTGCTGATGGCTCATTATAACGATTTGGGAAACAAAGGATATTCTGTGAATAAGAGTATATTGCAAGGATCGCTTGATCGTTTGAATCCTATTTTGATGACAGCTTTGTCTTCGGGACTGGCTTTGATACCTCTGGCTGTACAAGGAAGTTTGCCTGGTAATGAAATTCAGAGCCCTATGGCTAAGGTTATTTTGGGCGGACTGCTAACTTCAACCATGTTGAATATGTACATTGTGCCGATTATATACAGAATGCTGAAAAATAGAAAGGCTGTAAAAGAAGAGATTGTTTAA
- a CDS encoding Crp/Fnr family transcriptional regulator produces the protein MLTFAHIEIDESMDTEEIKSYIETIISLSGEEWEILSTHIEYKILKKNEYLLHEGVICNFIAFINKGVLIYCKELENGNGMTTDMAFEEEWVTDNYSRLKRLPSNLNIKAIEDCELWIIKEKDLPYLYQKIPSLERFGRILTEQAFIKMTQMSIDLQTLSAKERYLKLFRNYPEIFQRIPLHYIANYLGIAPKSLSRIRNTIFKKE, from the coding sequence TTGCTTACCTTTGCTCATATTGAGATAGATGAATCGATGGATACCGAAGAAATAAAAAGCTATATCGAAACTATCATTTCCCTCTCAGGCGAAGAATGGGAAATATTGAGTACCCATATTGAATATAAAATTCTGAAAAAGAATGAATATCTCTTGCATGAGGGTGTGATCTGCAATTTTATAGCCTTCATTAATAAAGGCGTATTGATATACTGCAAAGAACTGGAGAATGGAAATGGGATGACCACAGATATGGCTTTTGAAGAAGAGTGGGTAACTGATAATTATAGCCGCCTCAAAAGACTCCCTTCTAATCTTAATATAAAAGCTATTGAGGATTGTGAACTCTGGATAATAAAAGAAAAAGATCTGCCTTATCTTTATCAAAAAATACCTTCTCTCGAACGTTTTGGGAGAATACTTACAGAACAAGCTTTTATAAAAATGACTCAAATGAGTATCGATCTACAAACTCTATCTGCAAAAGAAAGATATTTAAAGCTATTCCGTAATTATCCTGAAATATTTCAAAGAATTCCCCTGCATTATATTGCTAATTACCTTGGAATTGCACCTAAATCATTAAGCCGTATAAGAAATACGATTTTCAAGAAAGAGTAA
- a CDS encoding efflux RND transporter periplasmic adaptor subunit encodes MKKYIIYIACLLATLWGCNSKQKADTHTEQNKESHAGHNHSEEEGAHSHEEGEECDLDHAEGEGSHDKEAHGEEIVFSPEQAKKAGLEIVNVQPSAFHQVIKTSGQILSAQGDEVTISATANGIVSFNKASLNEGLAVRGGESLLSISSKNIVDGDPIAKAKSAYEIAQKEYQRAESLIGNKLIAEKEYNEIKLNYENAKVAYHAIGQKTTAKGVGISTPISGFIKTKLVNEGQYVEVGQALMTVTQNRRLQLRADVSERYFKDLGSVISANFKTPYDKTVYTLSALNGRLVSYGKSSSSQEYYVPVNFEFDNIGQIISGSYVEVYLLGQPRSNVISIPVSSLIEEQGLYFVYLQSHDDAYSKQEVTLGANDGNQVEILSGLKKGDKVVSKGAYHVKLASTSSAIPHAHEH; translated from the coding sequence ATGAAAAAATATATAATATATATCGCTTGTTTACTTGCGACGCTTTGGGGGTGCAACTCTAAACAAAAAGCAGACACTCATACAGAACAAAATAAAGAATCTCACGCAGGACATAATCATTCTGAAGAAGAAGGAGCTCACTCTCACGAAGAGGGAGAGGAGTGTGACCTCGATCATGCCGAAGGCGAAGGTTCTCATGATAAAGAAGCCCATGGAGAAGAAATCGTATTTTCTCCTGAGCAAGCTAAAAAGGCAGGATTGGAAATCGTGAATGTTCAACCTTCTGCATTTCATCAGGTAATAAAAACGAGTGGACAAATTTTATCTGCACAGGGAGACGAGGTTACAATCTCAGCAACTGCCAATGGGATAGTGTCATTTAATAAGGCTTCGTTGAATGAAGGACTAGCCGTACGTGGTGGAGAATCGCTTCTAAGTATTTCTTCTAAAAATATCGTAGATGGAGACCCTATAGCAAAAGCGAAGTCTGCATACGAGATTGCTCAGAAGGAATATCAGAGAGCTGAATCTTTGATCGGAAATAAGCTTATTGCCGAAAAAGAATATAACGAGATCAAGCTGAACTACGAAAATGCTAAGGTTGCTTATCATGCTATCGGGCAGAAAACTACAGCTAAGGGCGTGGGAATCTCCACTCCTATAAGTGGATTTATAAAGACTAAATTGGTTAATGAAGGTCAATACGTGGAAGTAGGGCAAGCCTTAATGACCGTTACGCAAAATAGACGACTGCAACTAAGAGCTGATGTTTCGGAACGTTATTTTAAAGATTTAGGGTCTGTAATATCCGCAAATTTCAAAACGCCTTACGATAAGACGGTTTATACCCTTTCCGCCCTAAACGGAAGGCTGGTATCGTACGGAAAGTCTTCGTCTAGCCAAGAATACTATGTACCGGTCAATTTTGAATTTGATAATATCGGTCAAATAATTTCCGGTTCTTATGTTGAAGTCTATCTCTTAGGACAACCGCGTAGCAATGTTATTTCTATACCTGTATCTTCTTTAATCGAAGAACAAGGCCTGTATTTCGTTTATTTGCAATCTCACGATGATGCTTATAGCAAACAAGAAGTTACTTTGGGAGCAAATGACGGTAATCAAGTGGAAATCTTGTCAGGTCTGAAGAAGGGAGACAAAGTAGTAAGTAAAGGAGCATATCACGTCAAGTTAGCTTCTACATCATCAGCAATCCCTCATGCTCATGAACATTAA
- a CDS encoding elongation factor G, translated as MRTYQTQEIKNIAILGSSGAGKTTLAEAMLFEAGVIKRRGSVKDGNTVSDYFPVEKEYGYSVFSSIFSVEWMNRKLNFIDCPGSDDFVGNVVTSLNVTDTALMVLNAQYGMEVGTINQLRYTQKLQKPVIFIVNQLDHPKADFDNVVAQLKAEYGEKAVQIQYPINCGEGFNAVIDILKYKMLRWKPEGGAPEVLDIPDEELEKARELKQKLVEAAAENEESLMEKFFDQGTLTEDEMRMGIRWGLVHRDLYPIFCVSAEKDMCVRRTMEFLGNVVPYVRDLPAPVNTEGEEIKPDSEAPTSLFFFKTTVEPHVGEVSYFKVMSGKVHEGDDLINTNRGSKERIGQIFAPAGQQRTKIEELVAGDIGAAVKLKDVRTGNTLNAKGVDNKFDFIKYPDPKYRRAIKAENEKDTEKMNEVLQRMREEDPTWLIENSKELKQLIVSGQGEFHLKTLKWRIENNDKIPIVFSEPRIPYRETITKAARADYRHKKQSGGAGQFGEVHLVVEPYTEGMPAPDVYRFNGQEFKVQARDTQTYNLDWGGKLVFVNSIVGGAIDARFLPAILKGIMSRLEQGPLTGSYARDVRVVVYDGKMHPVDSNEISFMLAGRNAFSEAFKNAGPKILEPIYDISVFVPSDKMGDVMSDLQGRRAMIMGMESERGIEVLKAKVPLKEMSNYSISLSSLTGGRASFTMKFASYELVPSDVQDKLLKEYAESQKDED; from the coding sequence ATGAGAACTTACCAAACACAAGAAATCAAGAACATCGCAATTCTTGGTAGTTCGGGAGCGGGCAAAACCACTCTCGCCGAAGCCATGCTCTTTGAAGCCGGCGTCATTAAACGCAGAGGAAGTGTTAAAGATGGAAATACTGTCTCGGACTATTTCCCTGTGGAAAAAGAATATGGATATTCCGTTTTTTCCAGCATTTTCTCTGTGGAATGGATGAACCGAAAATTGAATTTTATTGATTGTCCGGGATCTGATGATTTTGTCGGAAATGTTGTTACATCACTCAATGTAACAGACACTGCACTTATGGTACTTAATGCACAGTATGGCATGGAAGTGGGTACTATAAATCAATTGAGATATACTCAAAAACTTCAAAAGCCTGTTATTTTCATCGTTAATCAACTTGATCATCCTAAGGCTGACTTTGATAACGTTGTCGCTCAACTCAAAGCTGAGTATGGCGAAAAGGCAGTACAAATACAATACCCTATCAATTGTGGCGAAGGTTTTAATGCTGTGATTGATATATTAAAATATAAAATGCTCAGATGGAAACCGGAAGGTGGAGCTCCTGAGGTGCTTGATATTCCGGATGAAGAACTGGAAAAAGCAAGAGAATTAAAGCAGAAGTTAGTAGAAGCCGCAGCAGAAAATGAAGAGTCTCTGATGGAAAAATTCTTTGATCAGGGAACACTCACCGAAGATGAAATGCGTATGGGAATCCGTTGGGGATTAGTGCATCGTGATTTATATCCGATTTTCTGTGTGTCGGCCGAAAAAGATATGTGTGTGCGTCGTACAATGGAGTTTTTAGGAAATGTAGTTCCTTACGTACGCGATTTACCCGCTCCGGTAAATACAGAAGGAGAAGAAATAAAACCGGATTCGGAAGCTCCAACCAGCTTGTTTTTCTTTAAAACAACCGTTGAACCTCATGTAGGTGAAGTGTCATACTTTAAAGTAATGAGCGGAAAGGTACATGAAGGTGATGATCTTATCAATACAAATAGGGGCTCTAAAGAACGTATAGGGCAAATATTCGCTCCTGCAGGACAACAACGTACAAAAATAGAAGAGCTTGTAGCGGGCGACATCGGTGCGGCAGTGAAGCTCAAAGATGTTCGGACGGGGAATACATTGAATGCAAAAGGCGTTGATAATAAATTCGACTTTATAAAATATCCTGATCCTAAATATCGTCGTGCAATAAAAGCTGAAAACGAAAAAGATACTGAAAAAATGAATGAAGTATTGCAGCGTATGCGCGAAGAAGATCCTACATGGTTAATAGAAAATTCGAAAGAGCTAAAACAGTTGATCGTATCAGGACAAGGAGAGTTTCATCTTAAAACGTTGAAATGGAGAATTGAAAACAATGATAAGATTCCAATTGTTTTCTCAGAACCTAGGATTCCTTATCGTGAAACAATTACCAAAGCAGCTCGTGCAGACTACCGTCATAAAAAACAATCGGGAGGAGCCGGACAATTTGGAGAGGTGCATCTCGTTGTAGAGCCATATACAGAAGGTATGCCTGCACCTGATGTATATAGATTTAATGGTCAGGAATTTAAAGTGCAGGCACGTGATACCCAAACGTATAATTTGGATTGGGGGGGTAAACTCGTATTTGTGAATAGTATTGTAGGGGGTGCAATTGATGCTCGCTTCCTTCCTGCCATCCTCAAAGGTATCATGTCTCGCTTAGAACAAGGACCGCTAACAGGTTCTTATGCGCGTGACGTTCGTGTAGTTGTATATGATGGTAAAATGCACCCGGTAGATTCGAATGAAATATCATTTATGCTTGCTGGTCGCAATGCCTTTAGTGAAGCATTTAAAAATGCAGGACCTAAAATTCTTGAGCCTATATATGATATATCTGTATTTGTCCCTTCGGACAAAATGGGGGATGTGATGAGTGACTTGCAAGGGCGTCGAGCTATGATCATGGGAATGGAAAGCGAACGAGGAATAGAAGTCTTGAAGGCAAAAGTTCCTTTGAAAGAAATGTCTAATTATTCTATTTCACTCAGTTCCTTAACAGGAGGCCGTGCTTCATTTACGATGAAGTTTGCCAGCTATGAACTCGTACCTTCAGATGTTCAGGATAAGCTGCTGAAAGAATATGCAGAAAGCCAGAAAGACGAAGATTAA
- a CDS encoding TolC family protein, which produces MKPIIYILLSVLALSAQAQVSFDNVLKEIEMNNTTLKAYREKANADKIGNKTGINIANPEVEFGYLWGSPSGEGNRVDLNVTQSFDFPTAYCYKTQLSDGKNQQVDMIYDQQKVEILQQARLICVELVYQTKMNKILSNRLKQARELSDAYQKSFDQGNIDVLERNKTKLNLLNAEKALQINEVELNLSKSELQRLNGGLDITEFNRYSDFTFPLNFIEWFAIVKANNPSLRVAEQEVALSRKQEQLTRALNLPKITAGYASERVSGTTFQGVSVGVSIPLWEGKNTVKHQKAQTVALQMQHEDSELQFRNTLKNQYDKAKKLSLLLKEYEDALSVTSSQDLLKMALDKGQLSLINYLLELSVYYETVDKYLETERDYQLAVAELQQWER; this is translated from the coding sequence ATGAAACCAATAATATATATTCTTTTGTCGGTGCTAGCTCTCAGTGCACAGGCTCAAGTCTCGTTCGATAATGTATTGAAAGAGATAGAAATGAATAATACAACGCTGAAAGCGTATCGCGAGAAAGCTAATGCAGATAAGATAGGGAATAAAACAGGCATAAACATAGCTAATCCCGAAGTGGAATTCGGTTATCTGTGGGGAAGTCCCTCCGGAGAAGGTAACCGTGTAGACCTTAATGTAACCCAGTCGTTTGATTTTCCTACAGCATATTGCTATAAGACACAATTGTCTGATGGAAAAAACCAACAGGTAGATATGATCTATGATCAACAGAAAGTGGAGATCTTGCAACAGGCTCGCTTAATCTGTGTAGAACTCGTTTATCAAACGAAGATGAACAAGATATTATCGAATCGACTGAAACAAGCCAGAGAACTTTCTGATGCGTATCAGAAGAGTTTTGATCAGGGAAATATCGATGTTTTGGAGCGTAATAAAACAAAGTTGAACTTGCTAAATGCTGAGAAAGCGTTGCAGATCAATGAAGTTGAATTGAATTTATCCAAATCTGAGTTGCAGCGATTGAACGGAGGGTTGGATATCACAGAATTTAATCGTTATTCAGATTTTACTTTTCCTCTCAATTTTATAGAATGGTTTGCAATAGTAAAGGCTAATAATCCTTCTTTGCGTGTCGCGGAACAAGAAGTTGCGTTGAGCAGAAAGCAGGAACAGCTTACAAGAGCTTTGAATCTGCCCAAGATAACAGCCGGATATGCTAGCGAAAGAGTATCGGGTACAACATTTCAGGGAGTTTCGGTTGGAGTATCCATTCCTTTGTGGGAAGGTAAAAATACAGTGAAGCATCAGAAAGCCCAAACGGTAGCATTGCAGATGCAGCATGAGGATTCTGAGTTACAGTTCAGGAATACCTTGAAGAATCAGTATGATAAAGCAAAGAAATTATCTCTGTTGTTAAAAGAGTATGAAGATGCTTTGAGTGTTACCAGTAGTCAGGATTTGCTTAAAATGGCATTGGATAAGGGGCAATTATCCCTTATTAATTATCTATTAGAGTTGTCAGTGTATTATGAAACAGTGGATAAGTATCTGGAAACAGAACGAGATTATCAGCTTGCTGTAGCTGAGTTACAGCAGTGGGAGAGATAA
- a CDS encoding ROK family protein, producing the protein MKIGIDLGGTNVRMGVVNNGVIVKKISERCKADQPEDVVIKQLTDMLHQIISPEIESIGIGVPSVVDAQKGIVYNVMNIPSWKEVHLKEILEKEFNIPVFVNNDCNCFALGEYHFGEGAGSKDLVAVALGTGVGSGIIINGKLYNGGNTGAGEVGCIPYLEYDYESYCSSSYFTRVHGISGKDAFEKAKANEDVDSIILWNQFGHHVGDLMKVILFAYDPRVIILGGSIANAYEYFAPAMMDSLDSFPYPETVKNLKIYTSKVDDVAILGASTLS; encoded by the coding sequence ATGAAAATCGGGATAGACCTAGGAGGAACCAATGTTAGAATGGGTGTTGTTAACAATGGTGTCATTGTAAAGAAAATATCGGAACGATGCAAAGCAGACCAGCCTGAAGACGTCGTTATAAAGCAATTGACAGACATGCTTCATCAAATCATATCGCCCGAAATAGAAAGTATAGGCATAGGCGTACCGTCTGTAGTTGATGCACAAAAAGGCATCGTATATAATGTAATGAATATCCCCTCTTGGAAAGAAGTACATCTGAAAGAAATACTAGAAAAAGAATTTAATATCCCGGTCTTCGTAAATAATGACTGCAATTGTTTTGCTCTGGGTGAATATCATTTTGGAGAAGGAGCCGGATCGAAAGATTTAGTAGCTGTTGCTTTAGGAACAGGTGTTGGCTCAGGGATTATTATCAATGGCAAATTATACAATGGTGGAAATACAGGAGCCGGCGAGGTCGGATGTATTCCTTATCTGGAATATGACTATGAATCTTATTGCAGTAGTTCTTATTTCACACGCGTACATGGTATCAGCGGTAAGGACGCTTTTGAAAAGGCTAAAGCCAATGAAGACGTTGACTCCATCATTCTATGGAACCAGTTTGGACACCATGTAGGCGACCTGATGAAAGTAATTCTTTTTGCTTACGACCCTCGAGTGATTATTTTAGGCGGAAGTATAGCCAACGCTTACGAATATTTTGCTCCTGCCATGATGGATAGCCTTGATAGCTTTCCTTATCCCGAAACAGTAAAGAACCTGAAGATATATACATCTAAAGTAGACGATGTTGCTATACTGGGAGCATCAACCCTAAGCTAA